The following are from one region of the Rhizobacter sp. AJA081-3 genome:
- a CDS encoding energy transducer TonB, which yields MARRRKLSTLQLALLFSVGVHAALLGVRFVDPEGFNRVFQDTPLEVILVNSRSGEAPSVAAAIAQANLQGGGDAERGRATSPLPPAATIEMGDSNEDARRQVEQLMETQQQLLAQMRRELALLPPPDPQRDQGAPEERSLEEKRRRLVELLAEIEKRINEENARPKKRYISPATREEVYALYYDQLRRKIEERGTRNFPEYQGKKLYGELVMNVTVDVEGRVIDTEVVRPSSSKILDRRAVAIVKAASPFGPFSAAMRRKADQLVITSRFKFTREDGLETTLSAQ from the coding sequence ATGGCCCGGCGCCGCAAGCTCTCGACCCTGCAGCTCGCGCTGCTGTTCTCGGTCGGCGTGCATGCCGCGCTGCTGGGCGTGCGCTTCGTCGACCCGGAGGGCTTCAACCGCGTCTTCCAGGACACGCCGCTGGAGGTGATCCTGGTGAACTCGCGCTCCGGCGAGGCGCCCTCGGTGGCCGCCGCGATCGCGCAGGCCAATCTGCAAGGTGGCGGCGACGCCGAGCGCGGCCGCGCCACCTCGCCACTGCCGCCGGCGGCGACCATCGAGATGGGCGACTCCAACGAGGACGCTCGCCGCCAGGTCGAGCAACTGATGGAGACACAGCAGCAGCTGCTCGCGCAGATGCGCCGCGAGCTTGCGCTGCTGCCGCCGCCCGATCCGCAGCGCGACCAGGGTGCACCCGAGGAGCGCTCGCTGGAGGAGAAGCGCCGCCGCCTGGTGGAACTGCTGGCCGAGATCGAGAAGCGCATCAACGAAGAGAACGCGCGGCCGAAGAAGCGCTACATCAGCCCGGCCACGCGCGAAGAGGTCTATGCGCTCTACTACGACCAGCTGCGCCGCAAGATCGAGGAGCGCGGCACGCGCAACTTCCCCGAGTACCAGGGCAAGAAGCTCTACGGCGAGCTGGTGATGAACGTGACGGTGGATGTGGAGGGCCGCGTGATCGACACCGAGGTCGTGCGCCCGTCGAGCTCGAAGATCCTCGACCGCCGCGCCGTGGCCATCGTCAAGGCGGCTTCGCCCTTCGGGCCTTTCAGCGCGGCGATGCGCCGCAAGGCCGACCAGCTGGTGATCACCTCGCGCTTCAAGTTCACCCGCGAGGACGGACTTGAAACGACGCTGAGCGCGCAATGA